One window from the genome of Brucella anthropi ATCC 49188 encodes:
- the chrA gene encoding chromate efflux transporter, with translation MTDTTTSHDESSAVRGSAGEVFTTFLKLGFTSFGGPIAHLGYFRDELVSRRKWIDEQGYADLVALSQFLPGPASSQVGFALGLLRGGPLGALAAWAAFTLPSALLLVLFAYGAAAFGGPVGGGVITGLKIVAVAIVAQAVWGMARNLCPDRERATIALGAVLIIVLVAGALGQVAAIAAGAAAGLLFCRNHHKAITRHIEFPVSRTFGAVSLVLFFALLIGLPILAPAIPSQELAVFDSFYRAGSLVFGGGHVVLPLLETEVVKSGWVSHDQFLAGYGAAQAVPGPLFTFAAYLGTVLGPEPNGLIGASIALIAVFLPGFLILLGVIPFWDSFRKRDSAQALMRGANAAVVGILGAALYDPVFTSAIVGPYQFALALTCFVLLMTWKIVPWIVVLAAAAGGVLIGAL, from the coding sequence ATGACGGATACAACAACGAGCCACGATGAAAGCAGCGCCGTCAGAGGCTCGGCCGGGGAGGTCTTCACAACCTTTCTCAAGCTCGGTTTCACCTCCTTCGGCGGGCCGATTGCGCATCTTGGGTACTTTCGCGACGAACTGGTGTCGCGGCGCAAATGGATCGACGAGCAAGGCTATGCCGATCTCGTGGCGCTCAGCCAGTTCCTGCCCGGCCCGGCATCGAGCCAAGTCGGTTTTGCCCTGGGACTCTTACGCGGCGGTCCGCTCGGTGCACTTGCGGCCTGGGCAGCCTTTACCCTGCCGTCGGCGCTCCTACTTGTTCTCTTCGCCTATGGCGCTGCGGCATTTGGCGGCCCGGTCGGCGGCGGCGTTATTACCGGTCTCAAGATCGTTGCTGTTGCCATCGTGGCACAGGCCGTCTGGGGCATGGCAAGGAACCTCTGCCCGGACCGCGAACGGGCCACGATCGCTCTCGGCGCGGTGCTGATCATCGTGCTTGTGGCGGGCGCACTCGGCCAGGTGGCGGCGATCGCCGCCGGCGCGGCGGCAGGCCTTCTCTTCTGCCGCAATCATCACAAAGCAATCACCCGGCACATCGAATTCCCCGTCTCACGGACGTTTGGAGCAGTTTCGCTCGTCTTGTTCTTCGCCCTGCTGATCGGACTGCCGATCCTCGCCCCCGCCATACCCTCACAAGAGCTGGCCGTCTTCGACTCGTTCTACCGCGCGGGATCACTGGTCTTCGGCGGCGGCCATGTCGTGCTGCCGCTGCTCGAAACAGAAGTCGTGAAAAGCGGCTGGGTCAGCCACGATCAGTTCCTAGCCGGATACGGGGCGGCGCAGGCTGTTCCGGGGCCGCTCTTCACCTTCGCGGCCTATCTCGGAACCGTGTTGGGGCCGGAGCCCAACGGCCTCATCGGCGCGAGCATTGCGCTGATTGCGGTTTTCCTGCCGGGCTTTTTGATCCTGCTCGGCGTCATTCCGTTCTGGGACAGCTTTCGCAAACGCGACAGCGCGCAAGCCCTGATGCGCGGCGCCAATGCTGCCGTGGTCGGTATCCTTGGCGCGGCACTCTACGATCCGGTCTTCACCAGCGCCATCGTCGGCCCATACCAGTTCGCCCTGGCACTCACCTGCTTCGTGCTGTTGATGACGTGGAAGATCGTACCCTGGATCGTGGTGCTCGCCGCCGCGGCAGGTGGCGTTCTAATTGGCGCTCTCTGA
- a CDS encoding sulfite exporter TauE/SafE family protein, with amino-acid sequence MELILIGLVALLTAGVTLFSGFGLGTILMPVFALFFPVPLAIAATAVVHFANNIFKFGLMARQADWRVVARFGVPAALAAIVGASLLTWFDRMPALASYMLGGSAYEITVVKAVIGVLIVAFALLELWPRFQALAFPPRWLPRVLSGFFGGLSGNQGALRSAFLLKAGLTKEAFVATGVVAAVIVDAVRLVTYGTSIMADNLARSQEMLMPVVIGTICAFAGSFVGKRVLQKITLRTVQLIVAVAMLVIGAGLVSGLI; translated from the coding sequence ATGGAACTCATCCTGATCGGCCTTGTGGCGCTGCTGACCGCCGGTGTAACGCTCTTCTCCGGTTTCGGTCTTGGGACGATCCTGATGCCGGTCTTCGCGCTGTTCTTCCCGGTGCCCTTGGCGATCGCGGCGACCGCGGTCGTGCATTTCGCCAACAACATCTTCAAGTTCGGGTTGATGGCCAGGCAAGCCGATTGGCGGGTCGTGGCACGGTTCGGGGTGCCGGCCGCCCTCGCTGCCATCGTTGGAGCAAGTCTTCTCACCTGGTTCGACAGGATGCCGGCTCTCGCGAGCTACATGCTCGGTGGATCGGCCTATGAAATCACTGTCGTCAAGGCGGTCATCGGTGTGCTGATTGTCGCCTTCGCCCTGCTGGAACTATGGCCGCGCTTTCAGGCGCTTGCATTTCCGCCGCGCTGGTTGCCACGCGTGCTGTCAGGGTTCTTCGGCGGCCTGTCCGGCAATCAGGGGGCGTTACGTTCTGCCTTCCTCTTGAAGGCGGGCCTTACGAAGGAGGCTTTCGTCGCCACTGGTGTCGTCGCGGCGGTGATAGTCGATGCGGTACGGCTGGTCACTTACGGGACGAGTATCATGGCGGATAACCTTGCCCGATCGCAGGAAATGCTCATGCCGGTAGTCATCGGCACGATCTGCGCGTTCGCCGGTTCGTTCGTAGGCAAGCGTGTCCTGCAGAAGATCACGTTGCGGACCGTGCAGCTTATCGTGGCTGTGGCCATGTTGGTGATTGGGGCCGGACTTGTGTCGGGTCTGATCTAA
- a CDS encoding recombinase family protein — MGAILGYARVSTGDQDVAGQAMRLEQAGAIKVFSDVQSGKNMDRPGLAELLAYARAGDTLAVVRLDRLGRSLAELLETVKMLRERKIDLLSLEEKIDTSSAAGELIFHVFGAIAHFERRLISERTKDGIAAARAKGKKPGRQPLDMKKVDAAMKLIAASISPAEAAKQLGLGRSTVYREMRRLGVSRST; from the coding sequence ATGGGGGCAATTCTCGGTTATGCGCGCGTCTCGACTGGTGATCAGGATGTCGCCGGCCAGGCAATGCGCCTTGAGCAGGCCGGTGCCATAAAGGTTTTCAGCGACGTCCAATCCGGAAAGAACATGGACCGGCCGGGCCTGGCCGAACTGCTTGCCTATGCCCGTGCTGGCGACACGCTCGCGGTCGTGCGGCTCGACCGGCTCGGACGGTCATTGGCGGAATTGCTGGAAACCGTGAAGATGCTGCGGGAGCGCAAGATCGACCTTCTCAGCCTCGAGGAAAAGATCGACACCTCCTCGGCTGCCGGCGAGCTGATCTTCCATGTCTTCGGCGCCATCGCCCATTTCGAGCGCAGGTTGATCTCGGAGCGCACAAAGGACGGCATCGCCGCCGCGCGAGCGAAAGGAAAGAAGCCGGGGCGCCAGCCGCTCGACATGAAAAAGGTCGATGCGGCGATGAAACTGATCGCAGCCAGCATATCTCCCGCCGAAGCGGCAAAGCAGCTCGGCCTTGGGCGGTCGACAGTCTATCGGGAAATGCGCCGACTGGGTGTTAGTCGAAGCACTTAG
- a CDS encoding arsenate reductase/protein-tyrosine-phosphatase family protein, whose translation MRDGIYRVLFLSRRNSARSVMAQAILNKIGKGRFEAVSAAVDPAPAIEPVVLDLLRSAEYPVEDMKPQHFEAFGASGATELDFVFTLSDTAAGEPLPEWPGLPVTAHWRCPDPTLVKGEAWERKRAFTEVLAGLERRLGIFINLPFASLDRMSLQNRIQDIGEAREP comes from the coding sequence ATGCGGGACGGTATTTATCGTGTGCTTTTTCTTTCACGCCGCAATTCCGCGCGCAGTGTGATGGCACAGGCAATCTTGAACAAGATTGGCAAGGGCAGGTTCGAAGCCGTCAGCGCCGCTGTCGATCCCGCACCCGCAATCGAACCTGTTGTTCTGGATTTGCTGCGGAGCGCGGAGTATCCGGTGGAGGACATGAAGCCTCAGCACTTTGAAGCATTCGGAGCGTCTGGGGCGACGGAGCTCGATTTCGTCTTTACGCTGAGTGACACCGCTGCAGGCGAGCCTCTCCCCGAATGGCCCGGTCTTCCGGTCACGGCCCACTGGCGCTGCCCGGACCCGACCCTGGTCAAGGGTGAGGCGTGGGAGCGCAAGCGGGCGTTCACGGAGGTTCTTGCAGGACTGGAGCGTCGGCTGGGCATCTTCATCAATCTGCCGTTCGCCTCGCTGGACCGCATGAGCCTGCAGAACCGGATCCAAGATATCGGTGAAGCACGAGAGCCCTAG
- a CDS encoding type IV toxin-antitoxin system AbiEi family antitoxin domain-containing protein, with protein sequence MAEQSTSLLNRLERDLPEGLVVDAAWLQQRGIASNLRAYYVKNGWLEQPVRSIYKKPRGTLSWQQVIISLQTLLSRAPLYVGGRTALELQGFAHYLAHETRIVHLYGPEKPPAWLNKLQLPQRFIYHNSATLFRNEPITQGLGTLAWGQWDWPMTLSQPERAYLEMLDELPRNESFHQADMIMQSAANFSPRRLQRLLLDCDSVKVKRLFFYFADRHGHAWVKRLDKTAIDLGKGKRMLVPGGKLDPVYHITVPRDFDAIS encoded by the coding sequence ATGGCTGAGCAAAGCACCTCACTGTTAAACCGGCTCGAAAGAGATCTGCCAGAAGGGTTGGTTGTGGATGCTGCCTGGCTGCAACAGCGCGGCATCGCCAGTAACCTGCGCGCCTATTACGTTAAGAACGGCTGGCTGGAACAGCCGGTACGCAGCATCTATAAAAAACCGCGCGGCACGCTGAGTTGGCAGCAAGTCATCATATCGCTCCAAACCCTGCTTTCACGAGCGCCGCTCTATGTCGGCGGACGCACGGCGTTAGAATTACAGGGCTTTGCGCATTACCTCGCTCACGAGACAAGGATTGTTCATCTCTACGGACCAGAAAAACCGCCTGCATGGCTGAACAAGCTGCAACTGCCCCAGCGCTTTATCTATCACAACAGCGCCACCTTATTCCGCAATGAACCAATCACACAAGGGCTTGGCACACTCGCATGGGGACAGTGGGACTGGCCTATGACGCTTTCGCAGCCAGAGCGCGCTTATCTCGAAATGCTCGATGAACTGCCGCGCAATGAGAGTTTCCATCAGGCCGATATGATTATGCAGAGTGCCGCAAATTTCAGCCCGAGGCGGCTGCAAAGACTGCTTCTGGATTGCGACAGCGTGAAGGTCAAACGTCTGTTCTTTTATTTCGCGGATCGTCATGGCCATGCGTGGGTCAAGCGACTGGACAAAACCGCAATCGATCTCGGGAAGGGTAAGCGCATGCTTGTGCCCGGTGGCAAGCTTGATCCGGTCTATCACATCACCGTACCGAGGGACTTCGATGCCATTTCGTGA
- a CDS encoding PadR family transcriptional regulator, with the protein MEHHDLLSGLVRLHVLHHAAEHEIYGQWMIDELASHGYRLSAGTLYPLLHKMTRDGYLTSREERDGRTVRKLYSITDKGREGLALAKERVREFTGEAMKR; encoded by the coding sequence ATGGAGCACCATGATCTCCTCTCCGGCCTCGTGCGTCTGCACGTGCTTCATCACGCAGCCGAGCATGAGATCTACGGACAGTGGATGATCGATGAACTGGCAAGCCACGGCTACCGCCTGTCTGCCGGTACGCTCTATCCGCTGCTGCACAAGATGACGCGGGACGGCTACCTAACCTCGCGCGAGGAGCGCGACGGCCGCACGGTGCGCAAGCTCTATTCCATTACCGACAAAGGGCGCGAAGGTCTCGCCTTGGCCAAGGAGCGCGTCCGTGAATTTACCGGAGAGGCAATGAAACGATGA